The Thioalkalivibrio sulfidiphilus HL-EbGr7 genome includes a window with the following:
- a CDS encoding type I restriction-modification system subunit M gives MPENFSTTASFLWSVADLLRGDFKQSQYGRIILPFTLLRRLECVLAPTKQAVLAEYDKRKDSDLPMGPFLEKASGGLKFYNTSPMDLASLGETQVLDNLDTYIRSFSPAAREIFEHFGFHGFLEKLDEANLLYQVIQRFASTDLSPQAHSNYEMGLIFEELIRRFAESSNETAGEHFTPRDIVHLTTALLFTDQQEKIAPGKIVTVYDPTAGTGGFLSEGEEYIHSISQDARVRVFGQELNPESHAICMADMLIKGHEIDNIKLGNTLSDDQLPAQQFDFMLSNPPFGVDWKKVQKQVQDEHKLKGHAGRFGPGLPRVSDGSLLFLMHLMSKMRDAKEQGSRIGIILNGSPLFTGGAGSGESEIRRHILENDLLEAIVALPTDMFYNTGIATYVWVLSNHKRPERKGRVQLINATDMGDKMRKSLGSKRKYLTEDSIETIVRLYGAFEETETSKIFNTTDFGYRRITVERPLQLAFHPKDETRLAALQADKGWEKLDKALRQAILDALPRFEEDKILSRSTFKKWLKVHMNGATLPAPAFKLLQKHLGEHDDQAEVCKTKGQPEPNPDLRDNENVPLGEDIHAYFAREVTPHVPDAWIDESKKDEQDGQVGIVGYEIPFNRHFYQYVPPRPLEEIDADLDQVSREIMALLQEVHA, from the coding sequence GTGCCCGAAAACTTCTCCACCACCGCCTCTTTCCTCTGGTCCGTCGCTGACCTCCTGCGGGGCGATTTCAAGCAATCCCAGTACGGCCGCATCATCCTGCCGTTCACCCTGCTGCGTCGCCTGGAGTGCGTATTGGCGCCCACCAAACAGGCGGTGCTGGCCGAATACGACAAGCGCAAGGACTCGGACCTGCCCATGGGGCCCTTCCTGGAGAAGGCCTCGGGCGGGCTCAAGTTCTACAACACCTCGCCCATGGACCTTGCCAGCCTGGGTGAGACCCAGGTACTCGATAACCTGGACACCTACATCCGCAGTTTCAGCCCGGCGGCGCGGGAGATCTTCGAGCACTTCGGCTTTCACGGCTTCCTGGAGAAGCTGGATGAGGCCAATCTGCTGTACCAGGTCATCCAGCGCTTCGCGAGCACGGACCTGAGCCCCCAGGCCCACAGCAACTACGAGATGGGCCTGATCTTCGAGGAGCTGATCCGCCGCTTTGCCGAATCCTCCAACGAGACGGCCGGGGAGCACTTCACCCCGCGCGACATCGTGCACCTGACCACGGCGCTGCTGTTCACCGACCAGCAGGAGAAGATCGCCCCGGGCAAGATCGTCACCGTCTACGACCCCACGGCCGGCACCGGCGGCTTCCTGTCCGAGGGCGAGGAATACATCCACTCCATCTCCCAGGACGCCCGCGTGCGGGTGTTCGGCCAGGAGCTCAACCCCGAGTCCCACGCCATCTGCATGGCGGACATGCTCATCAAGGGCCACGAGATCGACAACATCAAACTGGGCAACACCCTGTCAGATGACCAGCTGCCCGCCCAGCAGTTCGACTTCATGCTCTCCAACCCGCCCTTCGGCGTGGACTGGAAAAAGGTGCAGAAGCAGGTGCAGGACGAGCACAAGCTCAAGGGCCACGCCGGCCGCTTCGGCCCGGGCCTGCCGCGTGTCTCCGACGGCTCGCTACTGTTCCTCATGCACCTGATGAGCAAGATGCGGGATGCGAAGGAGCAGGGCTCGCGCATCGGCATCATCCTCAACGGCTCGCCCCTGTTCACCGGCGGCGCGGGCTCCGGCGAGTCCGAGATTCGGCGCCACATCCTGGAGAACGACCTGCTGGAGGCCATCGTCGCCCTGCCCACGGACATGTTCTACAACACTGGCATCGCCACCTACGTGTGGGTGCTGTCCAACCACAAGCGGCCCGAGCGCAAGGGCCGGGTGCAGCTCATCAACGCCACCGACATGGGCGACAAGATGCGCAAGTCGCTCGGCTCCAAGCGCAAGTACCTCACCGAGGACAGCATCGAGACCATCGTGCGCCTCTACGGCGCCTTCGAAGAGACCGAGACCAGCAAGATCTTCAACACCACGGACTTTGGCTACCGACGCATCACCGTCGAGCGCCCGCTGCAGCTCGCCTTCCACCCCAAGGACGAAACCCGGCTGGCCGCCCTGCAGGCCGACAAGGGCTGGGAGAAGCTGGATAAGGCCCTGCGCCAGGCCATCCTCGACGCCCTGCCGCGTTTCGAGGAGGACAAGATCCTCTCCCGCAGCACCTTCAAGAAGTGGCTCAAGGTGCACATGAACGGCGCAACGCTACCGGCCCCGGCCTTCAAGCTGCTGCAGAAGCACCTGGGCGAGCACGACGACCAGGCCGAGGTCTGCAAGACCAAGGGCCAGCCCGAACCCAATCCCGACCTGCGCGACAACGAGAACGTCCCCCTGGGCGAGGACATCCACGCCTATTTCGCCCGCGAGGTCACGCCCCACGTGCCCGATGCCTGGATCGACGAATCCAAGAAGGACGAGCAGGACGGCCAGGTGGGTATCGTCGGCTACGAGATACCCTTCAACCGCCACTTCTACCAGTACGTACCGCCGCGCCCGCTGGAGGAGATCGACGCGGACCTGGATCAGGTCAGCCGGGAGATCATGGCGTTGCTGCAGGAGGTGCATGCCTAA
- a CDS encoding site-specific recombinase, whose translation MSETSAEALLSRLESHQDLDLADTLRLIMDWLRPEDVSRGVAAVVNRIEQLGIALDDHPALRERLRERMASELETARHLTLYTEIGLFSRRGFLREFAERLYERLNPRPLDHSNLKDVLAHVFHDPKDAQWVAALPNDAWWRLLEGLGCLSSESGRITRRAREEVLYALEMLAVWVAAEELEPEFLRLDPSIAKRHSAFVALQRELAGYVEAYRAWLSGDIEAFDDDKHVHVLIEQCREQLATFHKRAVTRGSSISLTHLLERLNQTLTRITTLLDVLDPSDTTARRRAAAGLFRELVIRNARRNSLRALWQENIKLLSRSVTQQASETGEHYITTDRAEYLGMLKSGAGAGLIIAFMALIKIHIEALGLSAGWNTLWVSLNYGLGFVLIHILHFTVATKQPAMTAARLAAAIEETEKGTASPGKLADLLIQVGRSQFAAVLGNVGVALPMAILVGWLYAQLLGLPVLSPEKAGYQLDKLSPISGLALFHAAIAGVWLFVAGLISGFFDNRSAYLNLPGRLHAHPLLGRILPERTRARFADYIGHNYGALAGNFFFGVLLGTTGYLGYLLSLPLDIQHVAFGSANLGYVAATRLDALLALLPYFVFVLLIGAVNLWVSFSLALYIALRARGTRIGALDRLIKAYLRRIGERPREFLLPPARQQAQQDKP comes from the coding sequence ATGAGCGAAACCAGCGCCGAAGCCCTGCTGAGCCGGCTTGAATCACACCAGGACCTGGACCTCGCCGACACCCTGCGCCTGATCATGGACTGGCTGCGCCCCGAGGACGTGTCCCGCGGCGTCGCCGCGGTGGTGAACCGCATCGAACAGCTGGGCATCGCCCTGGACGATCACCCGGCGCTGCGTGAACGCCTGCGCGAACGCATGGCCAGTGAACTGGAGACCGCGCGGCACCTCACCCTGTACACCGAGATCGGCCTGTTCTCCCGCCGTGGTTTCCTGCGCGAGTTCGCCGAACGCCTCTACGAGCGTCTCAATCCCCGTCCTCTCGATCACAGCAATCTCAAGGACGTGCTGGCCCACGTGTTCCACGATCCCAAGGACGCCCAGTGGGTGGCGGCGCTGCCCAACGATGCCTGGTGGCGCCTGCTGGAAGGCCTGGGCTGCCTGTCCAGTGAATCCGGACGCATCACCCGGCGGGCGCGGGAGGAAGTGCTCTACGCCCTGGAAATGCTGGCCGTGTGGGTGGCCGCCGAGGAACTGGAGCCCGAGTTCCTGCGCCTGGACCCGTCCATCGCCAAGCGCCACTCCGCCTTCGTCGCCCTGCAGCGGGAGCTTGCCGGCTACGTGGAGGCCTACCGGGCATGGCTGTCCGGGGACATCGAGGCGTTTGACGACGACAAGCACGTGCACGTGCTCATCGAGCAGTGCCGTGAGCAGCTCGCCACCTTCCACAAGCGCGCCGTGACCCGGGGCAGCAGCATCTCGCTCACCCATCTGCTCGAACGCCTGAACCAGACCCTGACACGCATCACCACCCTGCTGGACGTCCTCGACCCCTCCGACACCACCGCGCGGCGCCGGGCCGCTGCCGGCCTGTTCCGCGAACTGGTGATCCGTAACGCGCGACGCAACAGCCTGCGCGCCCTGTGGCAGGAGAACATCAAGCTGCTGTCGCGCAGCGTCACCCAGCAGGCCAGCGAGACCGGCGAGCACTACATCACCACCGACCGCGCCGAATACCTGGGGATGCTGAAAAGCGGCGCGGGCGCGGGCCTGATCATCGCCTTCATGGCACTCATCAAGATCCACATCGAGGCCCTGGGACTGTCGGCGGGGTGGAACACCCTGTGGGTGAGTCTCAACTACGGACTCGGCTTCGTGCTCATCCACATCCTGCACTTCACCGTGGCCACCAAGCAGCCGGCCATGACCGCCGCGCGCCTGGCCGCCGCCATCGAGGAAACGGAAAAGGGCACCGCCAGCCCCGGCAAACTGGCGGACCTGCTCATCCAGGTGGGACGCTCCCAGTTCGCGGCGGTGCTGGGCAATGTGGGCGTGGCCCTACCCATGGCCATCCTGGTGGGCTGGCTGTACGCGCAGCTGCTGGGCCTGCCGGTGCTGAGCCCCGAAAAGGCCGGCTACCAGCTGGACAAACTCTCGCCCATCTCGGGGCTCGCCCTGTTCCACGCCGCCATTGCCGGCGTGTGGCTGTTCGTGGCGGGACTGATCTCGGGCTTCTTCGACAACCGCAGCGCCTACCTGAACCTGCCCGGCCGCCTGCACGCCCATCCTCTGCTCGGCCGCATCCTGCCGGAGCGGACCCGGGCACGCTTCGCCGACTACATCGGCCACAACTACGGCGCCCTGGCGGGCAACTTCTTCTTCGGCGTGCTGCTCGGCACCACCGGCTATCTGGGCTACCTGCTGTCCCTGCCCCTGGACATTCAGCACGTGGCCTTCGGCTCTGCCAACCTGGGCTACGTGGCCGCCACCCGACTGGACGCCCTACTGGCATTGCTGCCCTATTTCGTGTTTGTCTTGCTCATCGGCGCCGTGAACCTGTGGGTGAGTTTCTCCCTGGCCCTGTACATCGCGTTGCGGGCCCGGGGCACGCGCATCGGCGCCCTTGACCGGCTGATCAAGGCCTACCTGAGGCGCATCGGTGAACGGCCCAGGGAGTTCCTGCTGCCGCCAGCCAGGCAACAGGCCCAGCAAGACAAACCCTAA